Proteins encoded within one genomic window of Bombus terrestris chromosome 11, iyBomTerr1.2, whole genome shotgun sequence:
- the LOC100642649 gene encoding probable RNA polymerase II nuclear localization protein SLC7A6OS, whose product MAAILRVKRSYYDEPSNALIISCKRQKIAEDEDTEDVLSVPITTLAKFAGTVKEQDENVEHLIQSYGKDELQANFKQHHIDSKQILSKLREATKQASAKNRYKVVNCFRSLDNSNSENSEKNVPTVVIDVEDSKSIAKRDSIEKDDNYVYDLYYVQSENDMFLDDEVSVHAFEQELVHDSYRDYCEAEYDSEDSNSESNWRNDYPDSSYSEGSINEDDIRDAVMNMRLEEESDLSEEDDFVYAIDEAVVENFGYKYAKYKARMIKELEEDDNDDDDDDDDDYDNFSICVSEDADEYNNNEVDSE is encoded by the exons ATGGCAGCGATATTACGTGTGAAACGTAGTTATTATGATGAACCATCAAATGCTTTGATAATTTCgtgtaaacgacaaaaaattgcGGAAGATGAAGATACCGAAGATGTACTATCAGTTCCTATAACCACACTTGCTAAATTTGCCGGAACTGTAAAAGAACAG GATGAGAATGTGGAACATCTAATTCAAAGTTATGGGAAAGATGAATTACAAGCTAATTTCAAACAACATCATATAGATTCAAAACAGATTCTAAGTAAACTAAGAGAAGCAACAAAACAGGCTTCAGCAAAAAATCGTTACAAAGTAGTTAATTGTTTCCGATCATTGGATAATTCTAATAGTGAAAATTCCGAAAAAAATGTTCCTACAGTAGTAATAGATGTGGAGGACTCAAAATCCATAGCAAAAAGGGATTCTATAGAAAAa GATGATAATTATGTATATGATTTATATTATGTTCAATCTGAGAACGATATGTTCCTAGATGATGAAGTATCTGTACATGCATTCGAACAAGAACTCGTTCATGATAGTTATAGAGATTATTGCGAAGCTGAATATGACTCAGAGGATTCTAATTCAGAGTCAAATTGGAGAAATGATTATCCTGACTCTAGTTATTCTGAAGGATCAATTAATGAAGATGACATCAGAGACGCTGTTATGAACATGAGATTAGAGGAGGAATCTGATTTATCTGAAGAAGATGATTTTGTTTATGCTATTGACGAGGctgttgtagaaaattttggttACAAGTATGCAAAATATAAAGCAAGGATGATAAAAGAGTTAGAGGAAGACGAcaatgacgatgacgatgacgatgatgatgattatGATAACTTTAGTATATGTGTGTCAGAAGATGCGGAtgagtataataataatgaagtAGATTCCGAAtag
- the LOC100642411 gene encoding zinc finger protein ush isoform X3, whose protein sequence is MSRRKQSNPKPLKREDEEWSDSEKTPSVSSGVEGGGSAVSSPIAPIVEEESSLPPPPRLNPPSSSVAIANSAAEDIRLRLSVLPEDARKRLASLTEDIEVARSLRDRHVTPRSNQTRESSPKDTDEESNLVMVKEEDCQPRSSSSSSSSTRRRESMCRRDSEDSSRRSNTDDPPTEKKLKLDDEAAPRLRLNPSLATDPALRPSAVVALTVKPENTSPPNPVPPLPAGLQNAIASGRLFVLPTDGKETITVEPARPAPLFCPPCGIRFSSASTLEAHRTFYCAHRPRLEEDTANEEDEEKSNKFEVRKAYACPHCSYSADKKVSLNRHMRMHAASPAPPTIPTAPTTATTPGSGAANASNGSLNEEAERYCRNCDIRFSSLKTYRAHKTHYCSTRHVVKDTPPAATVASSSVKASPPTSASPGESPPPQPCLALPTNPILIVPYSLFRGASVLAAPTLPAPDTACFLLPNGHLQPMTRGLATTAQNTVVEPSPVLRAANKPTTPASVVASSTSPSGSAPLDLSVRKSPAHQDEKENRVSPAPSSLPPPPGSPRSRGSGSPRARSIGSAPTATGTVAPPPPTELALRLAELPPPPVPGVLVKQGVSRCKECNIVFCRHENFVAHKKHYCQARETTVSNSPPPPGTPSPPLVQLICAACGIKFASMDNLVAHQAFYCPKRPEPQEHHSRCSKCKTIIEPGGTHTCSSGPTGGWRCPVCGAVSPTAGAAQRHMDAHQGVKAFRCTICRYKGNTLRGMRTHIKMHFEKRGTDLQEENYITCVLDDETVLPTPEPAPATTPEEIPGEVQVNGKTEVRKSPQPPPPPPPPPPTVTNKVKQEREDTPPPEESLDPNKSGPRYCRSCDISFNYLSTFIAHKKFYCSSHAGEASNNNNNNNNNNSSSHATTPPSNRTEASVL, encoded by the exons GGGAGGATGAGGAATGGAGCGACTCGGAGAAGACACCATCGGTGAGCAGCGGAGTGGAAGGCGGTGGATCGGCGGTTTCCAGCCCGATCGCGCCGATCGTCGAGGAGGAATCGAGTTTACCGCCACCACCGAGACTGAATCCCCCTTCCTCGTCCGTTGCGATCGCGAATTCGGCCGCTGAGGATATCAGATTGAGGCTCAGCGTGCTCCCCGAAGACGCTCGGAAACGACTGGCTAGTCTTACCGAAGATATCGAg GTTGCAAGAAGCTTAAGAGATCGACATGTCACCCCGAGATCCAATCAGACGCGAGAATCGAGTCCGAAAGACACGGACGAAGAGTCCAATCTGGTCATGGTCAAAGAAGAGGACTGTCAGCCGAGATCGTCGTCCTCTTCGTCGTCCTCGACAAGAAGACGGGAATCCATGTGCAGGCGAGACTCGGAGGACTCGTCGAGACGATCGAATACAGACGATCCACCGACCGAGAAAAAGTTGAAACTCGACGATGAAGCTGCACCAAGACTGAGACTCAATCCTAGTCTGGCGACGGATCCAGCTCTTCGGCCCTCCGCTGTAGTCGCGCTCACCGTCAAACCGGAAAATACCTCGCCACCGAATCCTGTGCCACCCCTTCCGGCTGGACTTCAAAatg CAATCGCCTCAGGTCGTTTGTTCGTACTTCCAACCGATGGCAAGGAGACGATCACTGTGGAGCCAGCCAGGCCAGCACCTCTCTTCTGTCCTCCATGCGGCATCCGTTTTAGCTCAGCGAGCACCCTCGAAGCGCATCGCACTTTCTACTGTGCTCATCGTCCCCGACTCGAGGAAGACACCGCCAATGAAGAGGACGAGGAAAAGTCCAACAAATTCGAAGTGAGAAAAGCGTATGCCTGCCCTCACTGCTCGTACAGCGCCGACAAGAAGGTCTCGTTGAACAGACACATGAGAATGCATGCTGCATCTCCTGCACCACCCACGATACCAACCGCTCCGACTACAGCTACTACTCCAGGAAGTGGCGCGGCAAATGCCTCGAATGGCTCCTTGAACGAAGAGGCGGAGAGATATTGCAGAAACTGCGATATTCGATTCAGCTCCCTGAAGACTTATAGAGCGCACAAGACGCATTATTGTAGTACTAGGCACGTGGTCAAAGATACGCCACCAGCAGCCACGGTAGCTTCCTCGTCGGTGAAAGCTTCGCCACCGACGAGCGCGAGTCCCGGTGAATCGCCGCCTCCGCAACCTTGTCTGGCGCTACCTACAAATCCTATTTTGATTGTACCGTACTCTTTGTTCCGAGGTGCTAGTGTCCTGGCAGCACCCACTTTGCCCGCGCCTGATACTGCGTGTTTTCTTCTTCCAAATG GTCATCTTCAACCGATGACAAGAGGTCTGGCTACCACAGCACAGAACACCGTGGTCGAACCTTCACCGGTTCTCCGAGCagcgaacaaaccaacgacacCAGCGTCCGTCGTGGCATCGTCGACGTCGCCATCAGGTTCAGCGCCACTCGATTTGAGCGTTAGAAAGTCACCAGCTCATCAAGATGAAAAAGAGAACAGGGTATCGCCGGCACCCTCTTCTCTACCTCCACCACCTGGTAGTCCTAGATCAAGAGGAAGCGGAAGTCCTAGAGCAAGGTCCATTGGTTCTGCTCCTACGGCTACTGGAACCGTTGCACCTCCTCCGCCGACGGAACTCGCTCTCAGACTGGCTGAACTTCCACCACCCCCTGTTCCTGGGGTTCTTGTGAAGCAAGGTGTCTCGAG ATGCAAAGAATGTAATATCGTGTTCTGTCGGCATGAGAACTTCGTCGCACATAAAAAGCATTATTGTCAGGCAAGAGAGACAACGGTCAGCAATAGTCCTCCACCACCTGGAACACCCTCGCCTCCTTTGGTGCAATTAATCTGTGCCGCGTGTGGTATCAAGTTCGCTTCTATGGATAATCTGGTAGCTCATCAAGCGTTTTACTGTCCCAAAAGGCCAGAACCTCAGGAACATCATTCGCGATGCTCCAAGTGCAAA ACTATAATTGAACCTGGAGGCACCCATACCTGTAGCAGCGGACCGACTGGAGGTTGGAGATGTCCCGTTTGTGGTGCGGTTAGTCCAACAGCCGGAGCAGCTCAGCGTCACATGGATGCTCATCAAGGTGTCAAGGCCTTCAGGTGTACGATCTGTCGTTACAAAGGAAATACGTTACGGGGAATGAGAACGCACATCAAAATGCACTTTGAGAAACGTGGAACCGATCTACAG GAAGAAAATTACATAACGTGCGTGCTCGACGACGAAACGGTTTTGCCGACTCCAGAACCAGCTCCAGCTACGACTCCTGAAGAAATCCCTGGTGAGGTGCAAGTAAATGGAAAAACCGAAGTTCGGAAGAGTCCTCAGCCACCTccaccgccaccaccgccaccaccgaCGGTAACCAACAAGGTGAAGCAAGAACGCGAGGACACTCCACCTCCCGAAGAAAGTTTGGATCCCAACAAAAGCGGCCCGCGTTACTGCAGGTCGTGCGACATCAGCTTCAATTACTTGAGCACGTTCATTGCTCACAAGAAGTTCTACTGTTCGAGTCATGCCGGCGAGGCgagcaacaataataataataataataataataattcgagCAGTCACGCGACGACGCCTCCCAGCAACAGGACCGAGGCGTCGGTACTTTAA
- the LOC100642411 gene encoding zinc finger protein ush isoform X1, whose product MSILLWRQRRGSQLRAETTLSLTREDEEWSDSEKTPSVSSGVEGGGSAVSSPIAPIVEEESSLPPPPRLNPPSSSVAIANSAAEDIRLRLSVLPEDARKRLASLTEDIEVARSLRDRHVTPRSNQTRESSPKDTDEESNLVMVKEEDCQPRSSSSSSSSTRRRESMCRRDSEDSSRRSNTDDPPTEKKLKLDDEAAPRLRLNPSLATDPALRPSAVVALTVKPENTSPPNPVPPLPAGLQNAIASGRLFVLPTDGKETITVEPARPAPLFCPPCGIRFSSASTLEAHRTFYCAHRPRLEEDTANEEDEEKSNKFEVRKAYACPHCSYSADKKVSLNRHMRMHAASPAPPTIPTAPTTATTPGSGAANASNGSLNEEAERYCRNCDIRFSSLKTYRAHKTHYCSTRHVVKDTPPAATVASSSVKASPPTSASPGESPPPQPCLALPTNPILIVPYSLFRGASVLAAPTLPAPDTACFLLPNGHLQPMTRGLATTAQNTVVEPSPVLRAANKPTTPASVVASSTSPSGSAPLDLSVRKSPAHQDEKENRVSPAPSSLPPPPGSPRSRGSGSPRARSIGSAPTATGTVAPPPPTELALRLAELPPPPVPGVLVKQGVSRCKECNIVFCRHENFVAHKKHYCQARETTVSNSPPPPGTPSPPLVQLICAACGIKFASMDNLVAHQAFYCPKRPEPQEHHSRCSKCKTIIEPGGTHTCSSGPTGGWRCPVCGAVSPTAGAAQRHMDAHQGVKAFRCTICRYKGNTLRGMRTHIKMHFEKRGTDLQEENYITCVLDDETVLPTPEPAPATTPEEIPGEVQVNGKTEVRKSPQPPPPPPPPPPTVTNKVKQEREDTPPPEESLDPNKSGPRYCRSCDISFNYLSTFIAHKKFYCSSHAGEASNNNNNNNNNNSSSHATTPPSNRTEASVL is encoded by the exons GGGAGGATGAGGAATGGAGCGACTCGGAGAAGACACCATCGGTGAGCAGCGGAGTGGAAGGCGGTGGATCGGCGGTTTCCAGCCCGATCGCGCCGATCGTCGAGGAGGAATCGAGTTTACCGCCACCACCGAGACTGAATCCCCCTTCCTCGTCCGTTGCGATCGCGAATTCGGCCGCTGAGGATATCAGATTGAGGCTCAGCGTGCTCCCCGAAGACGCTCGGAAACGACTGGCTAGTCTTACCGAAGATATCGAg GTTGCAAGAAGCTTAAGAGATCGACATGTCACCCCGAGATCCAATCAGACGCGAGAATCGAGTCCGAAAGACACGGACGAAGAGTCCAATCTGGTCATGGTCAAAGAAGAGGACTGTCAGCCGAGATCGTCGTCCTCTTCGTCGTCCTCGACAAGAAGACGGGAATCCATGTGCAGGCGAGACTCGGAGGACTCGTCGAGACGATCGAATACAGACGATCCACCGACCGAGAAAAAGTTGAAACTCGACGATGAAGCTGCACCAAGACTGAGACTCAATCCTAGTCTGGCGACGGATCCAGCTCTTCGGCCCTCCGCTGTAGTCGCGCTCACCGTCAAACCGGAAAATACCTCGCCACCGAATCCTGTGCCACCCCTTCCGGCTGGACTTCAAAatg CAATCGCCTCAGGTCGTTTGTTCGTACTTCCAACCGATGGCAAGGAGACGATCACTGTGGAGCCAGCCAGGCCAGCACCTCTCTTCTGTCCTCCATGCGGCATCCGTTTTAGCTCAGCGAGCACCCTCGAAGCGCATCGCACTTTCTACTGTGCTCATCGTCCCCGACTCGAGGAAGACACCGCCAATGAAGAGGACGAGGAAAAGTCCAACAAATTCGAAGTGAGAAAAGCGTATGCCTGCCCTCACTGCTCGTACAGCGCCGACAAGAAGGTCTCGTTGAACAGACACATGAGAATGCATGCTGCATCTCCTGCACCACCCACGATACCAACCGCTCCGACTACAGCTACTACTCCAGGAAGTGGCGCGGCAAATGCCTCGAATGGCTCCTTGAACGAAGAGGCGGAGAGATATTGCAGAAACTGCGATATTCGATTCAGCTCCCTGAAGACTTATAGAGCGCACAAGACGCATTATTGTAGTACTAGGCACGTGGTCAAAGATACGCCACCAGCAGCCACGGTAGCTTCCTCGTCGGTGAAAGCTTCGCCACCGACGAGCGCGAGTCCCGGTGAATCGCCGCCTCCGCAACCTTGTCTGGCGCTACCTACAAATCCTATTTTGATTGTACCGTACTCTTTGTTCCGAGGTGCTAGTGTCCTGGCAGCACCCACTTTGCCCGCGCCTGATACTGCGTGTTTTCTTCTTCCAAATG GTCATCTTCAACCGATGACAAGAGGTCTGGCTACCACAGCACAGAACACCGTGGTCGAACCTTCACCGGTTCTCCGAGCagcgaacaaaccaacgacacCAGCGTCCGTCGTGGCATCGTCGACGTCGCCATCAGGTTCAGCGCCACTCGATTTGAGCGTTAGAAAGTCACCAGCTCATCAAGATGAAAAAGAGAACAGGGTATCGCCGGCACCCTCTTCTCTACCTCCACCACCTGGTAGTCCTAGATCAAGAGGAAGCGGAAGTCCTAGAGCAAGGTCCATTGGTTCTGCTCCTACGGCTACTGGAACCGTTGCACCTCCTCCGCCGACGGAACTCGCTCTCAGACTGGCTGAACTTCCACCACCCCCTGTTCCTGGGGTTCTTGTGAAGCAAGGTGTCTCGAG ATGCAAAGAATGTAATATCGTGTTCTGTCGGCATGAGAACTTCGTCGCACATAAAAAGCATTATTGTCAGGCAAGAGAGACAACGGTCAGCAATAGTCCTCCACCACCTGGAACACCCTCGCCTCCTTTGGTGCAATTAATCTGTGCCGCGTGTGGTATCAAGTTCGCTTCTATGGATAATCTGGTAGCTCATCAAGCGTTTTACTGTCCCAAAAGGCCAGAACCTCAGGAACATCATTCGCGATGCTCCAAGTGCAAA ACTATAATTGAACCTGGAGGCACCCATACCTGTAGCAGCGGACCGACTGGAGGTTGGAGATGTCCCGTTTGTGGTGCGGTTAGTCCAACAGCCGGAGCAGCTCAGCGTCACATGGATGCTCATCAAGGTGTCAAGGCCTTCAGGTGTACGATCTGTCGTTACAAAGGAAATACGTTACGGGGAATGAGAACGCACATCAAAATGCACTTTGAGAAACGTGGAACCGATCTACAG GAAGAAAATTACATAACGTGCGTGCTCGACGACGAAACGGTTTTGCCGACTCCAGAACCAGCTCCAGCTACGACTCCTGAAGAAATCCCTGGTGAGGTGCAAGTAAATGGAAAAACCGAAGTTCGGAAGAGTCCTCAGCCACCTccaccgccaccaccgccaccaccgaCGGTAACCAACAAGGTGAAGCAAGAACGCGAGGACACTCCACCTCCCGAAGAAAGTTTGGATCCCAACAAAAGCGGCCCGCGTTACTGCAGGTCGTGCGACATCAGCTTCAATTACTTGAGCACGTTCATTGCTCACAAGAAGTTCTACTGTTCGAGTCATGCCGGCGAGGCgagcaacaataataataataataataataataattcgagCAGTCACGCGACGACGCCTCCCAGCAACAGGACCGAGGCGTCGGTACTTTAA
- the LOC100642411 gene encoding zinc finger protein ush isoform X2, with protein sequence MSILLWRQRRGSQLRAETTLSLTREDEEWSDSEKTPSVSSGVEGGGSAVSSPIAPIVEEESSLPPPPRLNPPSSSVAIANSAAEDIRLRLSVLPEDARKRLASLTEDIEVARSLRDRHVTPRSNQTRESSPKDTDEESNLVMVKEEDCQPRSSSSSSSSTRRRESMCRRDSEDSSRRSNTDDPPTEKKLKLDDEAAPRLRLNPSLATDPALRPSAVVALTVKPENTSPPNPVPPLPAGLQNGRLFVLPTDGKETITVEPARPAPLFCPPCGIRFSSASTLEAHRTFYCAHRPRLEEDTANEEDEEKSNKFEVRKAYACPHCSYSADKKVSLNRHMRMHAASPAPPTIPTAPTTATTPGSGAANASNGSLNEEAERYCRNCDIRFSSLKTYRAHKTHYCSTRHVVKDTPPAATVASSSVKASPPTSASPGESPPPQPCLALPTNPILIVPYSLFRGASVLAAPTLPAPDTACFLLPNGHLQPMTRGLATTAQNTVVEPSPVLRAANKPTTPASVVASSTSPSGSAPLDLSVRKSPAHQDEKENRVSPAPSSLPPPPGSPRSRGSGSPRARSIGSAPTATGTVAPPPPTELALRLAELPPPPVPGVLVKQGVSRCKECNIVFCRHENFVAHKKHYCQARETTVSNSPPPPGTPSPPLVQLICAACGIKFASMDNLVAHQAFYCPKRPEPQEHHSRCSKCKTIIEPGGTHTCSSGPTGGWRCPVCGAVSPTAGAAQRHMDAHQGVKAFRCTICRYKGNTLRGMRTHIKMHFEKRGTDLQEENYITCVLDDETVLPTPEPAPATTPEEIPGEVQVNGKTEVRKSPQPPPPPPPPPPTVTNKVKQEREDTPPPEESLDPNKSGPRYCRSCDISFNYLSTFIAHKKFYCSSHAGEASNNNNNNNNNNSSSHATTPPSNRTEASVL encoded by the exons GGGAGGATGAGGAATGGAGCGACTCGGAGAAGACACCATCGGTGAGCAGCGGAGTGGAAGGCGGTGGATCGGCGGTTTCCAGCCCGATCGCGCCGATCGTCGAGGAGGAATCGAGTTTACCGCCACCACCGAGACTGAATCCCCCTTCCTCGTCCGTTGCGATCGCGAATTCGGCCGCTGAGGATATCAGATTGAGGCTCAGCGTGCTCCCCGAAGACGCTCGGAAACGACTGGCTAGTCTTACCGAAGATATCGAg GTTGCAAGAAGCTTAAGAGATCGACATGTCACCCCGAGATCCAATCAGACGCGAGAATCGAGTCCGAAAGACACGGACGAAGAGTCCAATCTGGTCATGGTCAAAGAAGAGGACTGTCAGCCGAGATCGTCGTCCTCTTCGTCGTCCTCGACAAGAAGACGGGAATCCATGTGCAGGCGAGACTCGGAGGACTCGTCGAGACGATCGAATACAGACGATCCACCGACCGAGAAAAAGTTGAAACTCGACGATGAAGCTGCACCAAGACTGAGACTCAATCCTAGTCTGGCGACGGATCCAGCTCTTCGGCCCTCCGCTGTAGTCGCGCTCACCGTCAAACCGGAAAATACCTCGCCACCGAATCCTGTGCCACCCCTTCCGGCTGGACTTCAAAatg GTCGTTTGTTCGTACTTCCAACCGATGGCAAGGAGACGATCACTGTGGAGCCAGCCAGGCCAGCACCTCTCTTCTGTCCTCCATGCGGCATCCGTTTTAGCTCAGCGAGCACCCTCGAAGCGCATCGCACTTTCTACTGTGCTCATCGTCCCCGACTCGAGGAAGACACCGCCAATGAAGAGGACGAGGAAAAGTCCAACAAATTCGAAGTGAGAAAAGCGTATGCCTGCCCTCACTGCTCGTACAGCGCCGACAAGAAGGTCTCGTTGAACAGACACATGAGAATGCATGCTGCATCTCCTGCACCACCCACGATACCAACCGCTCCGACTACAGCTACTACTCCAGGAAGTGGCGCGGCAAATGCCTCGAATGGCTCCTTGAACGAAGAGGCGGAGAGATATTGCAGAAACTGCGATATTCGATTCAGCTCCCTGAAGACTTATAGAGCGCACAAGACGCATTATTGTAGTACTAGGCACGTGGTCAAAGATACGCCACCAGCAGCCACGGTAGCTTCCTCGTCGGTGAAAGCTTCGCCACCGACGAGCGCGAGTCCCGGTGAATCGCCGCCTCCGCAACCTTGTCTGGCGCTACCTACAAATCCTATTTTGATTGTACCGTACTCTTTGTTCCGAGGTGCTAGTGTCCTGGCAGCACCCACTTTGCCCGCGCCTGATACTGCGTGTTTTCTTCTTCCAAATG GTCATCTTCAACCGATGACAAGAGGTCTGGCTACCACAGCACAGAACACCGTGGTCGAACCTTCACCGGTTCTCCGAGCagcgaacaaaccaacgacacCAGCGTCCGTCGTGGCATCGTCGACGTCGCCATCAGGTTCAGCGCCACTCGATTTGAGCGTTAGAAAGTCACCAGCTCATCAAGATGAAAAAGAGAACAGGGTATCGCCGGCACCCTCTTCTCTACCTCCACCACCTGGTAGTCCTAGATCAAGAGGAAGCGGAAGTCCTAGAGCAAGGTCCATTGGTTCTGCTCCTACGGCTACTGGAACCGTTGCACCTCCTCCGCCGACGGAACTCGCTCTCAGACTGGCTGAACTTCCACCACCCCCTGTTCCTGGGGTTCTTGTGAAGCAAGGTGTCTCGAG ATGCAAAGAATGTAATATCGTGTTCTGTCGGCATGAGAACTTCGTCGCACATAAAAAGCATTATTGTCAGGCAAGAGAGACAACGGTCAGCAATAGTCCTCCACCACCTGGAACACCCTCGCCTCCTTTGGTGCAATTAATCTGTGCCGCGTGTGGTATCAAGTTCGCTTCTATGGATAATCTGGTAGCTCATCAAGCGTTTTACTGTCCCAAAAGGCCAGAACCTCAGGAACATCATTCGCGATGCTCCAAGTGCAAA ACTATAATTGAACCTGGAGGCACCCATACCTGTAGCAGCGGACCGACTGGAGGTTGGAGATGTCCCGTTTGTGGTGCGGTTAGTCCAACAGCCGGAGCAGCTCAGCGTCACATGGATGCTCATCAAGGTGTCAAGGCCTTCAGGTGTACGATCTGTCGTTACAAAGGAAATACGTTACGGGGAATGAGAACGCACATCAAAATGCACTTTGAGAAACGTGGAACCGATCTACAG GAAGAAAATTACATAACGTGCGTGCTCGACGACGAAACGGTTTTGCCGACTCCAGAACCAGCTCCAGCTACGACTCCTGAAGAAATCCCTGGTGAGGTGCAAGTAAATGGAAAAACCGAAGTTCGGAAGAGTCCTCAGCCACCTccaccgccaccaccgccaccaccgaCGGTAACCAACAAGGTGAAGCAAGAACGCGAGGACACTCCACCTCCCGAAGAAAGTTTGGATCCCAACAAAAGCGGCCCGCGTTACTGCAGGTCGTGCGACATCAGCTTCAATTACTTGAGCACGTTCATTGCTCACAAGAAGTTCTACTGTTCGAGTCATGCCGGCGAGGCgagcaacaataataataataataataataataattcgagCAGTCACGCGACGACGCCTCCCAGCAACAGGACCGAGGCGTCGGTACTTTAA